The Cygnus atratus isolate AKBS03 ecotype Queensland, Australia chromosome 12, CAtr_DNAZoo_HiC_assembly, whole genome shotgun sequence genome has a segment encoding these proteins:
- the MMP15 gene encoding matrix metalloproteinase-15, whose amino-acid sequence MAAGGGAPCRAGGSLRALLLLLLLLLLLLVGGGAATGGEVNAEAWLRLYGYLPQSSRQMSTMRSAQIFSSALSEMQKFYGITVTGVLDEETKMWMKRPRCGVPDQFGVQMKSNMRRKRYALTGRRWSQSHLTFSIQNYTEKLGRYHSYEAIRQAFRVWEQATPLVFQEVPYEDIRQKRKKEADIMVLFASGFHGDSSPFDGVGGFLAHAYFPGPGMGGDTHFDSDEPWTLENTDVSGNNLFLVAVHELGHSLGLEHSSNPSAIMAPFYQWMDTENFQLPEDDLKGIQQLYGTADGHPQPTKPLPTVTPRRPGRPDQRPPRPRPPGKPERPPKPGSPERPDQYGPDICDGNFDTVAVLRGEMFVFKGRWFWRVRHNRVLDNYPMPIGHFWRGLPGDIDAAYERHDGRFVFFKGDRYWLFREANLEAGYPQPLATYGQGIPYDRIDTAVWWEPTGHTFFFRGDRYWRFNEDTRSVDPGYPKPISVWVGIPPSPKGAFLSSDASSTYFYRGTKYWKFDNERLKTEPGYPKSILRDFMGCHVELVPDPNPRWPDVDQPPFNPDGDENPGGRSEGKEEEEEEEEDEEDYSEGGRKQGGDVDVVVQIDEYTRTMSVVMVLVLLVLLLCILGLIYVIVQMQRKGTPRMLLYCKRSLQEWV is encoded by the exons atggcggccggcggcggcgccccctgCAGGGCGGGCGGGAGCCTccgggccctgctgctgctgctgctgctgctgctgctgctgctggtgggggggggagcggcCACGGGCGGCGAAGTCAACGCTGAG GCATGGCTGCGGCTGTATGGCTACCTGCCCCAGTCGAGCAGGCAGATGTCCACCATGCGCTCTGCTCAGATCTTCTCCTCAGCCCTCTCGGAGATGCAGAAGTTCTACGGGATCACCGTCACTGGTGTCCTGGATGAGGAGACCAAAAT GTGGATGAAGCGTCCCCGCTGTGGGGTCCCAGACCAGTTTGGGGTCCAGATGAAGTCTAACATGCGGCGGAAGAGGTATGCGCTCACGGGGCGGCGCTGGAGCCAGAGCCATCTCACGTTCAG CATCCAGAACTACACGGAGAAGCTGGGCCGGTACCACTCGTATGAGGCCATCCGCCAAGCCTTCCGGGTGTGGGAGCAGGCCACGCCGCTCGTCTTCCAGGAGGTGCCGTATGAGGACATTCGTCAGAAGCGGAAGAAGGAGGCTGACATCATGGTGCTTTTTGCCTCTGGTTTCCACGGGGACAGCTCCCCTTTTGATGGTGTCGGGGGATTTTTGGCTCATGCCTATTTCCCCGGCCCAGGGATGGGTGGGGACACGCACTTCGACTCAGATGAGCCCTGGACGCTGGAGAACACGGATGTGTCTG GGAACAACCTTTTCCTGGTGGCCGTGCACGAGCTGGGGCACTCGCTGGGCCTGGAACATTCCAGCAACCCCAGTGCTATCATGGCCCCCTTCTACCAGTGGATGGACACAGAGAACTTCCAGCTGCCTGAGGATGACCTCAAGGGCATCCAACAGCTGTACG GTACCGCAGATGGGCACCCTCAGCCCACCAAGCCCTTGCCCACCGTGACGCCCCGAAGACCTGGCAGGCCAGACCAGAGGCCCCCCAGGCCACGCCCGCCAGGGAAACCAGAGCGGCCCCCCAAACCTGGCAGCCCAGAGCGACCTGACCAGTACGGCCCCGACATCTGCGATGGGAACTTCGACACGGTGGCAGTGCTGCGGGGGGAGATGTTCGTGTTTAAG GGCCGATGGTTCTGGAGGGTGCGGCACAACCGGGTGCTGGACAACTATCCCATGCCCATCGGGCACTTCTGGCGGGGCCTGCCCGGGGACATCGACGCTGCCTATGAGAGGCACGATGGGAGATTTGTCTTCTTTAAAG GTGACCGGTACTGGCTCTTCCGAGAAGCCAATCTGGAGGCTGGGTACCCGCAGCCACTGGCCACCTATGGGCAGGGCATCCCCTATGACAGAATTGACACTGCGGTCTGGTGGGAGCCCACGGGGCACACCTTCTTCTTCCGTGGGGACAG ATACTGGCGCTTCAACGAGGACACGCGCTCGGTGGACCCCGGGTACCCCAAGCCCATCTCGGTCTGGGTGGGCATCCCTCCCTCACCCAAGGGTGCCTTCCTCAGCTCAGATGCCT cTTCAACGTACTTCTACAGAGGCACAAAGTACTGGAAGTTTGACAATGAGCGACTCAAAACGGAGCCAGGCTATCCCAAATCCATCCTGCGGGACTTCATGGGCTGCCATGTGGAGCTGGTCCCAGACCCCAACCCCCGGTGGCCTGACGTCGACCAGCCTCCCTTCAACCCTGATGGGGATGAGAACCCTGGTGGGCGGTCTGaaggcaaggaggaggaggaggaggaagaggaggatgaggaggattACAGCGAGGGCGGTCGCAAGCAGGGCGGTGACGTGGACGTGGTGGTGCAGATTGACGAGTACACACGCACCATGAGCGTCGtgatggtgctggtgctgctggtgctgctgctctgcatcctCGGCCTCATCTATGTCATTGTGCAGATGCAGAGGAAGGGCACGCCCCGAATGCTCTTGTACTGCAAGCGCTCCTTGCAGGAGTGGGTCTGA